A genomic segment from Comamonas terrigena NBRC 13299 encodes:
- a CDS encoding DUF1348 family protein — protein MESRPPLPPFTHETAVQKVRLAEDGWNTRDAAKVALAYTLDTKWRNRADFANNRAEAQAFLERKWKKELDYRLIKELWLHEGNRIAVRYAYEWHDDAGNWFRSYGNENWEFEADGLMRRRYACINDMPIKESERKFHWPLGRRPDDHPGLTELGL, from the coding sequence ATGGAATCACGTCCCCCCCTGCCCCCGTTCACCCACGAAACTGCCGTGCAGAAAGTTCGCTTGGCGGAAGACGGCTGGAACACACGCGACGCCGCCAAGGTTGCCTTGGCCTACACGCTCGATACGAAGTGGCGCAACCGCGCTGACTTCGCCAACAACCGAGCCGAAGCGCAGGCTTTCCTTGAGAGAAAGTGGAAGAAGGAACTTGACTACCGACTCATCAAGGAGCTCTGGCTGCATGAGGGGAATCGGATAGCAGTGCGCTACGCCTATGAGTGGCATGACGATGCGGGCAACTGGTTCCGGTCGTACGGAAACGAAAACTGGGAATTTGAGGCCGATGGCCTGATGCGCCGTCGCTACGCTTGCATCAACGACATGCCCATCAAGGAATCGGAACGTAAATTCCACTGGCCACTTGGACGTCGTCCCGACGACCACCCTGGACTCACCGAACTGGGGCTGTAA
- a CDS encoding YbhB/YbcL family Raf kinase inhibitor-like protein — MQLISQSFQDGQAIPGEFAFAVPDAASHVALSSNRNPHLAWSGVPAGTQSFVIVCHDPDVPSRGDDVNQEGREVPSSLPRVDFFHWLLLDIPADVTHIAAGSHSDGVTPRGKAGPAAPAGGRHGLNDYTGWFAADEQMKGDYHGYDGPCPPWNDTLLHHYVFTIYALATPTLAVAGPLTGANVRAALASAQVLGQASLTGVYSLNPSVSLQTSAQ, encoded by the coding sequence ATGCAACTTATCAGCCAGAGTTTTCAAGACGGCCAGGCCATTCCCGGTGAATTCGCGTTCGCGGTGCCTGATGCAGCATCCCATGTGGCCCTGTCGTCCAACCGGAACCCGCATCTGGCCTGGAGCGGTGTGCCAGCGGGCACGCAGTCGTTTGTTATCGTCTGCCATGACCCAGACGTGCCCAGCCGGGGCGACGATGTGAACCAGGAGGGCCGCGAGGTCCCATCCTCCTTGCCGCGCGTGGACTTCTTTCACTGGCTGCTGCTGGACATTCCCGCCGATGTCACGCACATCGCTGCGGGCTCCCACTCGGACGGTGTCACCCCCCGGGGCAAAGCCGGCCCTGCCGCACCTGCAGGGGGGCGCCACGGTCTGAACGACTACACCGGATGGTTTGCCGCGGACGAACAGATGAAGGGCGACTACCACGGCTATGACGGCCCTTGCCCGCCCTGGAACGACACGCTGCTGCACCACTACGTGTTCACCATCTACGCACTGGCAACCCCCACGCTGGCTGTGGCAGGCCCGCTCACGGGCGCGAATGTGCGCGCCGCCCTGGCATCGGCCCAGGTGCTGGGGCAGGCCAGCCTCACCGGGGTCTACAGCCTGAACCCTTCGGTGTCGCTGCAGACCAGCGCGCAGTAA
- a CDS encoding sce7725 family protein: MYFPYFRGKQFELISVRENAERFAQAGFVPVIEPVRESFGGLEKSLKAVCDAGGSAVVVVNPFHGDHSENGEGISNLLKAYLPKREIAAGVLLTADMNLDEVVSCLKVHEDHNLTLLHAGFTQGKALAEAVAGNNVVRHLFLGSEDPLYRRNFKGQPRVLVRDGFKRRKRNLDYPPVEFFSVLHASFEEEGMDGFGDFLTVGDEFQESGGPAYSIAIHLTYIDPDDEDRMFVYHFKSLRSDTPADPAGKFAEALSALIETINRVDSKVLETQAVLEFRSLHARGHFPGLGYVKKLSMQHHIETLAAFFKK; this comes from the coding sequence ATGTACTTCCCCTACTTTCGAGGAAAGCAGTTTGAACTCATTTCTGTTCGCGAGAACGCGGAGAGGTTTGCGCAAGCGGGCTTTGTGCCAGTCATCGAGCCGGTCAGGGAGAGCTTCGGAGGTCTTGAAAAATCGCTGAAAGCCGTGTGCGACGCTGGTGGAAGCGCGGTTGTTGTCGTCAACCCCTTTCATGGCGATCACTCCGAGAACGGCGAGGGCATCTCAAACCTGCTGAAGGCGTACCTGCCCAAGAGGGAGATCGCCGCAGGTGTGCTCCTGACCGCAGACATGAATTTGGATGAAGTCGTCTCGTGCTTGAAGGTTCATGAGGACCATAACTTGACCCTCCTGCATGCAGGCTTTACACAAGGGAAGGCGCTGGCCGAGGCCGTTGCTGGCAATAACGTGGTTCGGCACCTTTTTCTCGGAAGCGAAGACCCCCTGTATCGACGTAATTTCAAGGGGCAGCCTAGAGTCCTTGTTCGCGATGGATTCAAACGTCGAAAGCGCAATCTCGACTATCCGCCCGTAGAGTTTTTCTCTGTGCTCCACGCCTCGTTTGAAGAGGAGGGGATGGATGGGTTTGGCGATTTTCTTACTGTCGGCGACGAGTTCCAAGAGTCTGGAGGGCCCGCCTACTCCATCGCTATTCATCTGACATATATCGATCCCGATGATGAGGATCGGATGTTCGTATATCACTTCAAGTCGCTGAGATCAGACACCCCTGCCGATCCGGCTGGCAAGTTTGCGGAAGCGCTGTCCGCTCTCATTGAAACCATCAATCGGGTCGACTCGAAAGTGCTTGAGACACAGGCTGTGTTGGAGTTTCGATCACTTCACGCAAGAGGGCATTTCCCGGGGCTGGGCTATGTCAAGAAGCTGTCCATGCAGCATCACATCGAGACGCTTGCCGCTTTCTTCAAGAAGTAG
- a CDS encoding VOC family protein: protein MSQKIFVNLPVADLPKAKSFYEAIGAVNNPQFTDDTAACMVLSDSIYVMLLTHPKWATFTQKPIVDAHAASEVMLCLSADDRAAVDNMVAAASAHGGKADVTPLQDLGFMYGRSFEDLDGHIWEIMFMDMGQMPQG from the coding sequence ATGTCCCAGAAAATCTTCGTCAACCTGCCCGTCGCTGACCTGCCCAAGGCCAAGTCCTTCTATGAAGCGATCGGCGCCGTCAACAACCCGCAGTTCACCGACGACACCGCCGCCTGCATGGTCCTCTCCGACAGCATCTACGTGATGCTGCTCACCCACCCGAAGTGGGCCACGTTCACCCAAAAGCCGATAGTCGACGCCCACGCTGCCAGCGAAGTCATGCTGTGCCTGAGCGCCGACGACCGCGCGGCGGTGGACAACATGGTGGCGGCCGCTTCCGCCCACGGCGGCAAGGCGGATGTGACCCCGTTGCAGGACCTCGGATTCATGTATGGGCGCAGCTTTGAGGACTTGGACGGCCACATCTGGGAAATCATGTTCATGGACATGGGCCAGATGCCCCAAGGCTGA
- a CDS encoding RES family NAD+ phosphorylase produces MKCCAHCFGDLTLQKTITDLASDEGTCSFCETTNVKLVDPKVLANIFAPLLAVYERVSEGPLLVERLATDWLLFDHPRLDLQRKKGLLAEILDDGEVVRHPFAFAQSYVRDGLDLLWERLRDELMFSNRYFPEAGIDERRLEALLSLLEAIDVPTTWYRARMQQGEQMYALAEMGAPPRGQPSHGRANPAGIPYLYLGSTEQTAVAEIRPHTGEVATVAEFAIEDGMRLLDLRNPRKLISPFDFGDEDLIAGLYADIPFIERLGFELTRPVLPSRAAIDYVPSQYLCEFIKKIGYDGVIYRSSVSDGMNVALFSPSRAAAFSVRPRTVACVSVDIK; encoded by the coding sequence ATGAAATGTTGCGCGCATTGCTTTGGGGATCTCACGCTGCAGAAGACCATTACGGATCTGGCGTCTGATGAAGGCACGTGCTCGTTCTGCGAGACGACTAACGTCAAGTTGGTTGACCCCAAGGTGCTGGCAAACATCTTCGCACCGCTTCTTGCGGTGTACGAGCGAGTTTCCGAGGGCCCTCTGTTGGTGGAGCGCCTAGCTACCGACTGGCTGCTCTTCGATCACCCGCGGCTCGATTTGCAACGCAAAAAAGGGCTTCTTGCTGAAATCCTTGATGACGGCGAGGTAGTACGCCATCCGTTCGCGTTTGCTCAGTCCTATGTGCGCGACGGGCTGGACTTACTGTGGGAGCGGCTGCGCGACGAGTTGATGTTCAGTAACCGCTACTTCCCTGAGGCGGGAATTGATGAACGTAGGCTTGAGGCCTTGCTCTCGCTGCTAGAGGCGATCGACGTACCGACGACTTGGTATCGCGCACGCATGCAACAGGGTGAGCAGATGTATGCGCTCGCGGAGATGGGCGCGCCACCGCGCGGTCAGCCCTCTCATGGACGAGCGAACCCTGCCGGAATTCCGTACCTGTATCTCGGCTCCACCGAACAGACCGCCGTCGCCGAGATTCGTCCCCACACCGGAGAAGTCGCGACGGTTGCCGAGTTCGCGATTGAAGATGGCATGCGGCTGCTCGATCTGCGTAACCCCAGGAAGCTCATTTCTCCGTTTGATTTCGGTGATGAGGACTTAATAGCCGGCCTGTATGCGGATATTCCGTTCATTGAGCGGCTTGGGTTCGAGCTAACTCGTCCGGTTCTCCCTTCGAGAGCCGCGATTGACTACGTTCCGAGCCAGTACCTATGCGAATTCATCAAGAAGATCGGGTATGACGGTGTCATTTATCGAAGCTCTGTTAGTGACGGCATGAATGTTGCACTATTTTCGCCGTCTCGTGCAGCGGCATTTTCGGTGAGACCAAGAACAGTCGCATGCGTTAGCGTCGACATTAAATAG
- a CDS encoding alpha/beta fold hydrolase: MTTVLIPGFMLDQDLWTDIHPYLQTRGPLVYADLSTASTIEDMAAHVLRTVPDGIFDVIGFSMGGYVAREIARIAPDRVQQLVLMATSSRGDTTLQARRKADAVLAAPQTFAGVSKRSIRQSLAPAREDDDALVNRIHAMGVRLGGDAFRRQAQLRRDGDTNRLGDIRCPTLVIAGQQDRLRSLDEAQELHQGIPGSQLQVLDAGHMIPMEVPAETQSVLAGFLRQRNG, encoded by the coding sequence TTGACCACCGTTCTGATCCCTGGCTTCATGCTTGACCAGGATTTATGGACCGACATCCACCCCTATCTGCAGACCCGTGGCCCCTTGGTGTATGCGGACCTCAGCACCGCCAGCACCATCGAAGACATGGCAGCCCATGTCCTGCGCACGGTGCCGGACGGCATTTTTGACGTCATCGGCTTCTCTATGGGCGGCTACGTGGCCCGCGAAATCGCCCGCATTGCACCGGACCGCGTGCAGCAACTGGTGCTGATGGCCACCTCGTCGCGCGGCGACACCACCTTGCAGGCGCGCCGCAAGGCCGACGCCGTGCTGGCCGCACCCCAGACCTTTGCGGGGGTGAGCAAGCGCTCCATCCGTCAATCCCTGGCGCCCGCGCGGGAGGATGACGATGCGTTGGTCAACCGCATCCACGCCATGGGCGTGCGCCTGGGCGGCGACGCCTTCCGCCGCCAGGCCCAGCTCCGCCGCGACGGCGACACCAACCGCCTGGGCGACATCCGTTGCCCCACCCTAGTCATTGCCGGCCAGCAAGACCGCTTGCGCAGCCTGGATGAAGCGCAGGAGCTGCACCAGGGCATCCCGGGATCACAGCTTCAAGTGCTGGATGCCGGGCACATGATCCCGATGGAGGTTCCGGCAGAGACGCAAAGCGTGCTGGCGGGGTTTCTTCGTCAGCGCAACGGATAG
- a CDS encoding LysR family transcriptional regulator, translating into MLNFRHLYYFWIVVQEGGFSRAAERLGMAVQTVSMQVRDLEKALGHQLLKPSGRGVALTDAGQAAFARADEVFHLGQRITDEVREAASTGTVRLSVGLSDGISKLAAHALLEPVLATPQLRLVCHEGEFEELLSELALHQLDVVLAGQAAPPNPNRRLRSERIARSTIQWFGPTSLVKKSARDHFPRSLAHLPVLLPTSHSPLRAALDQWFHAIHVRPRVVGEFEDSALLAVFAARGLGVFPVSELGAKDVSLVRGLRQLGSSPDVAEEVHAIWSRRGQNHPLVRRLLAGGQGAETGP; encoded by the coding sequence ATGCTGAACTTCCGACATCTCTATTACTTCTGGATCGTGGTCCAGGAAGGCGGCTTCTCGCGCGCGGCCGAGCGCCTGGGCATGGCGGTGCAGACCGTCAGCATGCAGGTGCGCGATCTGGAGAAGGCGCTGGGCCACCAGTTGCTCAAGCCATCCGGCCGGGGCGTGGCGCTGACCGATGCCGGCCAGGCCGCGTTTGCCCGGGCCGACGAGGTGTTCCACCTGGGGCAACGCATCACCGATGAGGTGCGCGAGGCCGCAAGCACCGGCACCGTCAGGCTGTCCGTGGGCTTGTCCGACGGCATCTCCAAGCTGGCCGCGCATGCGCTGCTGGAGCCGGTGCTTGCCACCCCGCAGCTGCGCCTGGTGTGCCATGAGGGCGAGTTCGAGGAACTGCTGTCCGAGCTGGCCTTGCACCAGCTGGATGTGGTGCTGGCCGGCCAGGCGGCGCCGCCCAACCCCAACCGCCGCCTGCGCAGCGAGCGCATTGCCCGGTCCACGATCCAGTGGTTCGGCCCCACCTCCCTGGTGAAGAAGTCGGCGCGGGACCATTTCCCCCGGTCTCTGGCGCATCTGCCGGTGCTGTTGCCGACCTCCCATTCGCCGTTGCGGGCGGCGCTGGACCAGTGGTTCCATGCCATCCACGTGCGGCCCCGGGTGGTGGGCGAGTTTGAGGACAGCGCCCTGCTGGCCGTGTTTGCGGCCAGGGGGTTGGGGGTGTTTCCGGTGAGCGAGCTGGGCGCCAAGGATGTCAGCCTGGTGCGCGGACTGCGCCAGCTGGGCAGCAGCCCCGACGTGGCCGAAGAAGTGCACGCCATCTGGTCCAGGCGCGGCCAGAACCATCCCCTGGTGCGGCGGCTGCTGGCTGGAGGGCAGGGGGCGGAGACAGGGCCATGA
- a CDS encoding helix-turn-helix transcriptional regulator, protein MAVTQPAPQTAPPAAHHAAHPAAPLAAATDAADAGNLPWLLPAGAPIWRRGLCTVAQPCLKLVQHTPRFLFQDATVLLIAAGRLDMDSGSHRIGVDTPASLLLVGANTCADLRKTPGGMEQRFRSVFLTLSPELLEAFRRGRDMGEDAAQAGAPFQQIALDADLASSLQHLLASAADGQLSDERLRYRALDFLAALAERGGVFRPPHSPGLSGRLRALIGEAPSQHWTAQTAGKALAVSEATLRRRLAGESARFEDVLIDVRMHHAMMLVQTTSWSVPEIAQACGYKSRARFAQRFKARFGYLPSAVR, encoded by the coding sequence ATGGCAGTTACGCAGCCAGCTCCCCAGACCGCCCCGCCGGCAGCCCACCACGCAGCCCACCCGGCAGCCCCGCTGGCGGCAGCCACCGATGCAGCCGATGCGGGCAATCTGCCATGGCTGCTGCCTGCGGGCGCGCCCATCTGGCGGCGCGGCCTGTGCACCGTGGCTCAGCCGTGTCTGAAGCTGGTACAGCACACGCCCCGCTTCCTGTTTCAGGACGCGACGGTGCTGCTGATTGCGGCGGGGCGGCTGGACATGGATTCCGGCTCCCACCGTATCGGTGTCGATACGCCTGCGTCCTTGCTGCTGGTGGGCGCCAACACCTGTGCCGACTTGCGCAAGACACCCGGCGGCATGGAGCAGCGTTTCCGGTCGGTGTTTTTGACGCTGTCACCAGAGTTGCTGGAGGCGTTTCGCCGGGGCCGCGACATGGGGGAGGATGCTGCGCAGGCGGGCGCACCCTTCCAGCAGATTGCGCTGGATGCCGATCTGGCGTCCTCGCTGCAGCATCTGCTGGCCAGCGCAGCAGACGGCCAGCTCAGTGACGAGCGCCTGCGCTACCGCGCCCTGGATTTTCTGGCGGCGCTGGCCGAACGTGGGGGCGTGTTCAGGCCGCCGCATTCGCCGGGGCTGTCCGGGCGTTTGCGCGCCCTGATTGGCGAAGCCCCCAGCCAGCACTGGACGGCGCAGACAGCGGGCAAGGCACTGGCTGTGAGCGAGGCCACATTGCGCCGCCGCCTGGCCGGCGAAAGCGCGCGGTTTGAGGACGTGCTGATCGACGTGCGCATGCACCACGCCATGATGCTGGTGCAAACCACGTCCTGGAGCGTTCCAGAGATTGCCCAGGCCTGCGGCTACAAGTCACGCGCCCGCTTTGCCCAACGCTTTAAGGCGCGCTTTGGCTATCTGCCTTCGGCCGTGCGGTGA
- a CDS encoding TetR/AcrR family transcriptional regulator, which produces MNPDKQSFAALPPRERILVAAHDLFYSEGIRATGVDRIIDRSSVSKVTFYRQYASKDQLIRAYLDYRHQGWMSWFKSSLLQESRDGASATEALLRTLRGWFSQPHFRGCAFLNAAAELGSTDPGILEVVRQHKEEMACVLDELFGRHAVSAGQSLSLAVDGTIVHVQMGQPVEEVLGSLKVIVESIVGR; this is translated from the coding sequence ATGAACCCTGACAAACAATCTTTTGCCGCGCTGCCTCCACGCGAGCGAATCTTGGTAGCTGCCCATGATCTTTTTTACAGCGAAGGAATCAGAGCGACGGGTGTTGACCGGATCATTGATCGATCGTCGGTCAGCAAGGTCACGTTCTATAGGCAGTACGCGAGCAAAGACCAGTTGATTCGGGCGTACCTCGATTACCGGCACCAAGGGTGGATGTCTTGGTTCAAGAGCAGCTTGTTGCAGGAGTCCCGTGACGGCGCGAGCGCGACTGAGGCCCTACTTCGTACTCTCAGGGGCTGGTTCAGTCAGCCCCACTTTCGAGGCTGCGCGTTCCTGAATGCCGCTGCAGAGCTGGGATCTACCGATCCCGGGATTCTGGAAGTGGTGCGTCAGCACAAGGAAGAGATGGCATGCGTTTTGGATGAACTGTTCGGCCGCCACGCAGTCTCTGCAGGCCAGTCGCTTTCGCTGGCAGTGGACGGCACAATCGTGCATGTACAGATGGGGCAGCCAGTCGAAGAAGTGCTTGGAAGCCTCAAGGTCATCGTCGAAAGCATCGTCGGCAGGTAA
- a CDS encoding AraC family transcriptional regulator: MVDRLAALLNHFTVTAEMFHAGTLCGSHWLAAKENMGQMHLIRRGPLTVYHGSEQLHIDTPSLLLYPRPMPHRFESDAHSGTDMVCANLVFAGGVNNSIADALPNVVCLPLKDMPDAAVVLQLLFDEAFAQRCGRTTVLNRLFEVVLIQVLRQLMERSQVQGGMLAGLAHPRLRLALVAMHEAPANAWSLEELGALCGMSRSVFANSFRDTVGCTPGVYLQNWRMAIAQRLLRQGQSLLQVADAVGYSSETAFSRAFRAQVGIPPRQWREAQKQAQVMI, from the coding sequence ATGGTAGATCGCCTGGCAGCCTTGCTCAATCACTTCACGGTCACGGCCGAGATGTTTCATGCGGGTACCTTGTGCGGTAGCCACTGGCTGGCTGCCAAAGAAAACATGGGGCAGATGCACCTGATACGCCGCGGCCCACTCACCGTCTACCATGGGAGTGAGCAACTGCACATCGACACGCCCAGCCTGCTGCTGTACCCACGGCCCATGCCGCACCGTTTTGAAAGCGATGCGCATTCGGGTACCGACATGGTGTGTGCGAACTTGGTGTTTGCCGGCGGTGTGAACAACTCCATTGCCGATGCGTTACCCAACGTGGTCTGCCTGCCACTGAAAGATATGCCCGATGCCGCCGTGGTGCTGCAGCTGCTGTTTGATGAAGCCTTTGCCCAGCGCTGTGGGCGCACTACGGTGCTGAACCGCTTGTTTGAGGTGGTGCTGATCCAGGTGCTTCGCCAGCTGATGGAACGCAGTCAGGTGCAGGGAGGCATGTTGGCGGGGTTGGCACATCCGCGCCTGCGTTTGGCATTGGTGGCCATGCATGAGGCTCCCGCCAATGCCTGGAGCTTGGAGGAACTGGGCGCGCTGTGCGGCATGTCGCGCAGTGTGTTTGCCAACAGCTTTCGCGACACGGTGGGCTGCACGCCCGGGGTGTATTTGCAGAACTGGCGCATGGCCATTGCCCAGCGTCTGCTGCGCCAGGGCCAGTCGCTGCTGCAAGTGGCCGATGCCGTGGGCTACAGCAGCGAGACGGCGTTTTCCCGCGCCTTCCGCGCCCAGGTCGGCATACCTCCACGCCAGTGGCGCGAAGCACAAAAGCAGGCGCAGGTGATGATTTAG
- a CDS encoding organic hydroperoxide resistance protein: MSLAKVLYTASATATGGRSGQAVSSDGALAVQLSTPRELGGAGGSGTNPEQLFAAGYSACFLGALQFVSLRNKKALPADTRITGEVGIGPIPTGFAIQVQLTIRAPGMERAVIEDLVQQAHIVCPYSNATRGNIDVTLVIAD; the protein is encoded by the coding sequence ATGTCCCTCGCCAAAGTGCTCTACACCGCCTCTGCCACCGCCACCGGTGGCCGTAGCGGCCAAGCCGTTTCCTCGGACGGCGCCCTGGCCGTGCAACTGTCCACGCCCCGTGAACTGGGCGGTGCCGGCGGCAGCGGCACCAACCCCGAGCAGCTGTTTGCCGCAGGCTATTCGGCCTGCTTCTTGGGCGCACTGCAGTTTGTGTCCCTGCGCAACAAGAAGGCCTTGCCCGCTGACACCCGCATCACCGGCGAAGTCGGTATCGGACCCATCCCCACGGGTTTTGCCATCCAGGTACAGCTGACCATCCGCGCCCCCGGGATGGAACGCGCCGTGATCGAAGACCTGGTGCAGCAGGCGCACATCGTCTGCCCTTACTCCAACGCCACCCGCGGAAACATCGACGTCACCCTGGTGATCGCCGACTAA
- a CDS encoding CbrC family protein: protein MSERQPFFRFNPGAYQEGRAFEPSDETCGVCAQPCGWKYRGNIYMRADSPTICACCIADGRLGALLEGEGFSFHDVELDGADPALEQELLERTPGVACFNPFEWPVLDSMPMAFLGYGEDKGLLAIDAVRSAISETFAEIGWTEPVGPSPYLLVFKEVNGDRYRAVLDLD, encoded by the coding sequence ATGAGCGAAAGACAGCCCTTTTTCCGTTTCAACCCCGGTGCCTACCAAGAAGGTCGTGCTTTCGAGCCGTCTGATGAGACCTGCGGTGTCTGTGCCCAGCCCTGTGGCTGGAAGTACCGAGGCAATATCTACATGCGTGCCGACAGTCCAACCATTTGCGCATGCTGCATCGCGGACGGCAGGCTGGGCGCTCTCCTGGAAGGAGAGGGTTTCAGTTTTCACGATGTCGAACTCGATGGCGCGGACCCTGCGCTGGAGCAAGAACTGCTGGAGCGCACGCCCGGGGTCGCCTGTTTCAACCCCTTTGAATGGCCGGTGCTGGACAGCATGCCCATGGCGTTTCTGGGTTACGGAGAGGATAAGGGCTTGCTGGCGATCGATGCAGTGCGATCGGCGATCAGCGAGACCTTTGCAGAGATCGGCTGGACTGAGCCCGTCGGGCCTTCCCCCTATCTGCTGGTCTTCAAGGAAGTGAACGGTGACCGCTATCGCGCGGTGCTTGATCTGGACTGA
- a CDS encoding sce7726 family protein, translated as MHLSNAQLVACSRLFSAGVLREFASLGRSPLFSRFAREAGLHQSRNDLPTIASAFDAAFAALKPVNRRDEYIYKAALTQRVLLGTHSLRTATMLSEFRIGSCKADLVILNGTATVYEIKSERDSLSRLSKQLEMYRKVFAKVYVIAAERFVEEILRESDPHIGVLKLSSRFQVQTVREAICGAEKICGVTLLDSLRTAEAIDVLERLGLAVPVVPNTLLRAELRKIFVQLDPSELHEAAVQVLKVHRSLSGLQDLVTALPSSLTAAALTIPLAAGERETLAAAVDAPFENALDWS; from the coding sequence TTGCACCTGTCGAACGCACAGCTCGTTGCGTGCTCACGTCTCTTCTCAGCTGGCGTCCTAAGGGAGTTCGCCAGCCTGGGACGGTCTCCTCTTTTCAGTCGATTTGCAAGGGAAGCAGGGCTGCATCAAAGCCGCAACGATCTACCTACGATTGCTAGCGCCTTCGACGCTGCGTTTGCTGCTCTAAAGCCGGTGAATCGGCGGGATGAGTACATATACAAAGCCGCTTTGACGCAGCGAGTGCTGCTTGGGACGCATTCGCTTAGAACTGCCACGATGCTCTCAGAGTTTCGGATCGGCTCCTGCAAAGCAGATCTTGTGATTCTCAATGGCACTGCCACGGTTTATGAAATCAAGTCTGAGCGTGACTCACTCTCCAGGCTGAGCAAACAACTTGAGATGTACCGTAAGGTTTTTGCCAAGGTGTACGTGATCGCAGCCGAGCGATTTGTAGAAGAAATTCTTCGTGAGTCCGATCCACATATCGGCGTTCTGAAACTATCCTCTCGCTTCCAAGTCCAGACAGTTCGTGAAGCGATTTGCGGTGCAGAGAAAATATGTGGCGTCACGCTACTGGACTCGTTGAGGACTGCTGAGGCAATCGATGTGCTTGAACGACTTGGACTAGCAGTTCCAGTTGTACCAAACACATTGCTGCGAGCTGAGTTACGCAAGATATTTGTTCAGCTTGATCCTTCTGAGTTGCACGAAGCCGCCGTTCAAGTCCTAAAGGTGCATCGCAGCCTTTCGGGACTTCAAGACCTAGTAACGGCACTTCCCTCATCTCTGACTGCTGCCGCACTAACCATTCCGCTAGCCGCAGGGGAGCGTGAGACGCTCGCAGCGGCCGTTGACGCGCCTTTCGAAAACGCACTTGACTGGTCTTGA
- a CDS encoding alpha/beta fold hydrolase, giving the protein MNAIVRTSAIALLAAAAQLMAQAAPAISQAAPAPVEAFARTANTITTVDGVQLYYKDWGPKNGPVVTFSHGWPLSSDSWESQMIFLASKGYRVVAHDRRGHGRSSQPWDGNDMDHYADDLAAVINALDLKDVTLVGFSTGGGEVARYIGRHGTARVKKAVLVSSVPPLMLKTADNPGGLPIEVFDGIRKAALENRSQLYLDIASGPFFGFNRPGATPNQGLIQSFWVQGMQGGHKNTYDSIAAFSATDFRADLKKFDVPTLVIHGDDDQVVPIDAAGKASAAQIKDAQLIIYPGAPHGLTDTHKDRLNQDLLNFLTK; this is encoded by the coding sequence ATGAACGCGATTGTCCGTACCTCTGCTATTGCTCTGCTTGCCGCAGCCGCCCAACTGATGGCCCAGGCTGCGCCCGCCATCTCTCAGGCCGCGCCTGCGCCGGTTGAAGCGTTTGCCCGCACGGCCAATACCATCACCACCGTCGACGGCGTGCAGCTTTACTACAAGGACTGGGGTCCCAAGAACGGCCCAGTCGTCACCTTCAGCCACGGCTGGCCCCTGAGTTCGGACAGTTGGGAGTCGCAGATGATCTTCCTGGCGTCCAAGGGTTACCGCGTGGTGGCGCACGACCGCCGTGGCCATGGCCGCTCCAGTCAACCATGGGATGGCAATGACATGGACCACTATGCCGACGACCTGGCAGCCGTGATCAATGCGCTGGATCTGAAGGATGTGACCTTGGTAGGCTTCTCCACAGGCGGTGGCGAAGTGGCACGCTACATCGGTCGCCACGGCACGGCACGCGTCAAGAAGGCCGTACTGGTCAGTTCCGTGCCACCGCTGATGCTCAAGACCGCTGACAACCCTGGCGGCCTGCCCATCGAAGTGTTTGATGGCATCCGCAAGGCCGCGCTAGAGAACCGCTCGCAGCTGTACCTGGACATTGCCTCTGGCCCCTTTTTCGGCTTTAACCGACCAGGCGCCACGCCCAATCAGGGCCTGATTCAGTCCTTCTGGGTGCAGGGCATGCAGGGAGGCCATAAGAACACCTACGACTCGATCGCGGCGTTCTCGGCCACCGACTTCCGCGCCGACCTCAAGAAGTTCGACGTGCCCACCTTGGTGATCCACGGTGATGATGACCAGGTTGTGCCGATTGACGCCGCTGGCAAGGCATCAGCTGCCCAGATTAAGGACGCACAACTAATCATCTATCCCGGTGCACCACATGGACTGACCGATACGCACAAGGACCGTCTGAACCAGGATCTCTTGAACTTCCTGACCAAATAA